DNA from Marinagarivorans cellulosilyticus:
ATAGCAATTGTTGATCATCGCGCTTAGCAATGTAGTAATCGCGAGCACTTGCCTTTTGCCACCACTGGGTTTGAATGCGTTCGGCTTGGGAAATAATTTGGAGCAAGCCCTGCCAATAGAGCTGCCCCGCTTTAATATTCACAGAGGCCGGCGGTTCAACTAACCACAGTGGTCGGTGTTTATGATTGATGCCACTAGGCAATTCTGAATTGGCTTTTTCCAGCACGGGGATTTTCTGACTACACGCTTCCGGCAAAATGCCATCTTTACAGCTCACTTTAAAAAACGCTGCATCGCCCATGCGACTTTGCAATTTAGCGGCAAGGCGAGTGAGTGATTCGCGGTTTTGCTGTTTGGGCTCAGCCCACAAGGGTTGAGTATTCGCTTGCAGTGATTGTAGAGTAGGGCAGTGCAGTTCTATGCGATCAACCTCGAAGGGCAAGCCCTGTTGCTCGAGGTGAATACGGGTAATATCAGCGGCCAAGGTGGTATCGCTAAATACGCGCTCGAGGTGTACTTCCAGCGTGTGCGATTCGTGCTGAATGTTATACAGCCGCCACTGCAAATGTTGAACTTGGCACTGGTGGGCGATTAAAAATTCGGCGAGCCGCTGCAGTAGCGCTTCGACCAGTATTTGCAGCCACTCAATGGTGCTGATGGGGTAATCGGCATCGAGGCCTTCGCAAAATGTTAATGCCTGTTGATAATACGCCGGCCGCGATTGAAACAGCGAGGCTTGTACTTCGTTGCCAAGCACGGCCTCTAGGTAATCGATGCTACTAGTCGATAGGCGTTTTTTAATGGCTTGCCATTCGCTGGCGGTATGGCATAGCTCGCCAAGCCGGTTAAACCCCATTGCTTGAAGACGATTGCGGTCTTCACCCAGCGTTATGATATCGCCGATAGGCAGGGCATAAAGTTGCCCGAGTGCCTCTCGTGCTTGCTCGCTTCCTGCTGGTGGCCGGTGGGTAGGGCGGTTAATTGTATGGCTTAGTAACCAAGCGCCTTCGGCAGTGTGTGCCCACGCCCAGTGGGCTTCTATCTCTAATGTTAGTAAGTGCTTATGTACTTCTTGGGTTATACCGCTTGAGCCATTAAACAAACTTAAGCAGCGCGATACCTCAAGCGCTACACCGTTAGTGCCTTCACCCAAAAGCTGATTCGCGGGAATTACGTAGGGTGTTACGGCATAACACGCCTCGCAAAGTTGGTGTAATAGTGCAGCTTCGCAATTGGGGTCGCGCGTTAGCAGTGGTGCATTCATCAGTGCCGAGGCTACAGCGCTAGGCATGCCCAAAGTCACACCTTGTGCAGCGGCGGCCTCATTAAAGGCGCAAATACGGAGTTGATCTGCGACGGCAAGCGGCTGTTCACCAGAGCCGAAATTGGCTAATGGCATTGTTGGTTTTGACGCTGTTAACAGTGCCCTTAACGGCCAGTGCAAACAGTGCACCGCTAACCACAGTGAAGCCGGTTGTGATGACATTAACCTTGTACCTGTACATTATCTTGGTTGAATGCGAGTACATTGGAGCGCGGAGCGTGTTCGGTGCTGTTTGCCGTTGCTGGCTGTGTATTGGGTGAGAATTCTTGCCACAGCGCGGCAATGCTGGCTGGCGGCTGCAATGGCACCTGTTGCCCAGCCACACAGCCTTTTTGTTTAAGCAATTGGCATTGCAAAGCCCCGTTTTGCCAGCCAAGCCCCAAGCGCAGTGCGGCGGGCGAGCTTTGGCGCTGGCTAAGCCAAGGGCGGTGTATCGCATAGATCCCTTTAGCTTCACTGGCCAACAAGTGGCACTTGCGCAACTCTGGATAGCTAAGCGTATTCGCCCAAGCAAAAACGCCGCTGCACACCTTGGCTTGGGCGACATCACGCCAACACGCCAGCCACTGGGCGGTAGTTTGCGGGGTCACAATTAATAGCTGGTCGAGTAGCAAACCGGACTGTATTAGGCTGGATGCATAAGGTAACCACGGTGGATTAATCAGCGCGATGGTGTGGCCGGCGCGCATTTGGTTTTGTAGCCAAGGTAACCATAATAGCCACTCGCTACCATTGCTTTGCAAAGCTAAGTCAATAAGCCCGTCTTCTGGCCAACCGCCATTGCGCAAGGTTGCATCTAGTGCTGTAAAACCGGTGGGTTCAGTGGTAGTGGCCGTTGCAGCATCTAACTTAAATCCGCGCCATATATCCACACGCGCCAAAGCACGCGCAAGGCGCTCATTGCTCGTTGGTGAATTTGGCTCAGACATAGCACTCTCACAAATACTGTATGTATAAACAGTATAAGCGTTGCTGGGGATTTCGCCAAGGGAGAGTTCATATCATTCGGCTATAACACTGGTCACTGCGTAAACGACAACTACCT
Protein-coding regions in this window:
- a CDS encoding Y-family DNA polymerase — protein: MSSQPASLWLAVHCLHWPLRALLTASKPTMPLANFGSGEQPLAVADQLRICAFNEAAAAQGVTLGMPSAVASALMNAPLLTRDPNCEAALLHQLCEACYAVTPYVIPANQLLGEGTNGVALEVSRCLSLFNGSSGITQEVHKHLLTLEIEAHWAWAHTAEGAWLLSHTINRPTHRPPAGSEQAREALGQLYALPIGDIITLGEDRNRLQAMGFNRLGELCHTASEWQAIKKRLSTSSIDYLEAVLGNEVQASLFQSRPAYYQQALTFCEGLDADYPISTIEWLQILVEALLQRLAEFLIAHQCQVQHLQWRLYNIQHESHTLEVHLERVFSDTTLAADITRIHLEQQGLPFEVDRIELHCPTLQSLQANTQPLWAEPKQQNRESLTRLAAKLQSRMGDAAFFKVSCKDGILPEACSQKIPVLEKANSELPSGINHKHRPLWLVEPPASVNIKAGQLYWQGLLQIISQAERIQTQWWQKASARDYYIAKRDDQQLLWLYQDLHQQRWYVHGVFG